TCGAGCTCAGCCTCAGTAGGCGGTTTATCGAGTATTACGAGTTTTGTATATCCATTATGATACATAACTAATGATTCTATAATTTGGTGAATGCACTGGATTAATGGTTGGGCTTGGTAATAATTTTTCCAATAACCATTTAAGTCATTGGATTGAGTATCCAATTGTGTAAAAACATTCTCGTGACTCAGTAGGGCTTGTACGTATTTATCATATCTAAATGAATTTTGATCCGCATATTCCATCGCATAACATACAGGAAGTAAGCCATTAGAGGTACGTTGGTTTACATTTATTTGCGGGTGTTTTATTAATAATTTTAAAATATCATAGTGCCCTTCCCTAATTGCAATTTCCAACGGATTTCCTTGATTCACATCAATTGCTTTATGCTTTAGTAATGCCTCAACAGCGTCAAAATTGCCACATTGGACTGCAGTACATAAGGGACTCTTTGAAGTACTATCGGCCAAATTCATGTCAATTTTTGAGTGATCTAATAGAAGTTCCAGGGTTTTTATTGACTCGGGTGTCTTTAAGCGAACAATTTGATTTAATAAAATTGGCTTAGATAATCCGCGTTGGTAATTTACATCGATATCTGGGTGCTGAAGTAATTCGCGCACGATATTTAAATGTCCATTTTGGGCTGCAAGGTTAATGGCTTTATCGCGTTGCGGGCCTTCAAGATTCACATCGATAAATGAAATGATACTACCCGCGTGAACTAATGCAGAGAGTAGACGCCGTTGTATATCTGGGTTTTCAAAAACTGAGTTAATTTCGGTGTGGCCTTCTTGTGTGAGGGCAAAGAGTATTCGAGATTGAAAATTGGGTTTCACTATTTCAATATCGAGTTCTTCCAAGTTTAAAATAGAAATAAAATCATTTGGAATAATCCCTGAATGTAGGGTTCCATTATGATTACATACTAAATAGGTGCCCTCTTGGGATAAATAGATATGACCAGGAAGTGCTTTTTCAGGATCATTTTCTAAACTCGAAAGCAATCCAAAGTTATAGGGACGCAATCCGGACAAATCAAAAGTACTCGTATCCACAGTTCCTGTACGTACTTCACCATGAATATTAAAAACCTTGTATTCGCCGGTATGGGAAAGATAAATAGTATTAGCGTGATAAGTAGGTGCAATAATTTGCTCAAAAGGCATCCAACGCCATAAGGTTTCGTCATTCATAGGGGTAACCTGTTTGCCTGTCGCCAATAAGGCTTTTGTCAGCGCAATATCCCCTCTTTCTGCAGCTAAATGCAATGCCCCGAATGACATGTGAGTTGAATTGAGTCCTATATCTGGGGAAGCTAACAATATATCAATTGTTTTACTGTCGCTTTTTTTATATAAGGCATACGGTAAAATACTGCTTTTTTTAATAGAAGGCTCTCTAAGCAATCGATGTATGACGTCATATTTATTATTGATCACTGCACCGCTCAAGGGATTAAGAGCATCTAAATAAATATTTGGAATACCAAACTTCTTTAACACTGCTTCTACAATTTCAACGTTACTGTTAGCTGAAGCAAAAAATAGGGCTGATTCTAGTTCATACATCGTAGCAGCTTTATTCAGCGGATATTTTAATAGCTCGTTTACCACCTCCACATGGCTGAACATTATTGCTAACATTAATGCGGAAAGATGACTGTCATTTATTCCATTTAAATCAATATCGTTTCTTTGGGCTAATTGTGAGACTTTATCGCTAAACCCATACATTGCAGCGACATGTAACAAAGTAGTTCCATATACATCTGTTCGATTAATATCGGATGTATTCTGCAGCATTTTTTCAAATGCTTGGTTGGTAATCTTAGTCAGATCCTGCGAAAGAGATTGAGCTCTTTCCATTTTTTTATCAGTATAAACACCAATAGAAATATTAACGATATCGTCTGTTAAGCGTCTTTTTTTAAATGCATAGATAATTTCTGCTGTAATCTCATCTATTGATTCACGTTCTAAAATATCATCATGATTAGTTAATACCCATTTATTGTTTTCTTTATCAAAAATAACGTGGATGTCATGATTTGCAGAGGAAATGACGCAACCGGGTGATACATCACCATACTGTTTTATGGTTTCAAAAAAAGTTTTCAATCCATCACAATTATCATTGGATGCGGTAAATAGAAAACGATCGGGCTTGGGTAATGGAGAAATTGTTTTATCCACAGAATCCTTATCATACATTACTTCTTCAATTTTAAGTGTTTCAAGTTGATTGAACAATTGGCCATGATTAAGGTCTAAAAATTTCTGGGTTTCACTCGGGTTGAAGTGAGCCCAGATCTGAAAGAAAAAAGCATCTACGGTTAATAATATTTGTTCATTCTGGGATAAAGGGGCAATCGTTCTGTGTTCTCGCAAATCTTTATCGTGTTGCTTCGCGCTCAGTAATAAATCTTCTAATTGGTTTGGTTTAAGCCCGCGCAGGTAGGCCATCCTTGCTTTAAATTGATCAGATTGTCCTGCCCAATGCGCTCTTTGGGCCATAAGTGCTAATCCTTTACATACGCCTCCTTCACTAGTGGGATAGTGAAGTTCCTTCATTAGATCGATTATATTCATTATGCGCTCCCGGTTGATGTGCGATAGGCATGGCCTTCCTGATCTCATTTCTTTAATGACTCAAGAATTCAACTACATTTCAGACAATGATTTATCGACTTTAAGTTCAACTTTTATTTTAACTTTGGGAACTTAGGGAAAACTTACGCCTTATACGCAATAACTGCCTATAAGAAGGAAATACGTAGGTGTAATGCTTTAAAAAATTGCGTACGCGGTATTTAAATGGGGGGATAATCGCTGAATAAATGGATAAATTAGGAAATCGCTCAATAGTTTACAAAAATTTGGAAAGCCATGTATCCCTCATCCTCTAACATGGCTAACCTAAAATTCTATTAAAAATTTTGGAGCGATGTACTAGCGCCTAAATCATTTGTATTATCACTCAAAGTGGGCTCTTCAGGCTTTCTGTTTTTCTTCAGAACATTTGCGTTAATGTATTTTATGCAAGCGGACATCTTAGATAACTGACCTTGGGAATCATTATCACAAATCCTAAGAATATTGAAAAGATGGTCTTTTTCAAAAGTATCCGGCGGAATTTTTTGCCAAATATTGAGTCTTAACCATTTTTGATGGTGAATAATACGATCAAAAGATTCTTGGTTTAATAGATTACTTTGATTTAATAGTTTGAACAAAGGCGCCAGAGATTCGTCACATTGCGCAATTTTTTCATAATTTTCCTGTCCTTGTTCCTCCCTCAATAGATCAGCTGAATGAAGGCTGGAAACCATGGAGTGAAATGCTTCAAAATGTACTTTTCCAACAGCAAGATCAAAATTTCTTTGGGCAAGAGGTGCATTTAAAAGGTTGTTTTCTTGAAGGCAATTTAGGAGTTCGATAAACTTTTTGGGAGCATTGCATGCAATAAGCAGCTTACGATTATTTTCTATGGAGGATAGTGAGAGGCCGTGTAAAGCGTTCAGAGCTAAAGGAATTTCTTTTGGAGAGTACATAAGGGCATTCCCGGCACAAATTTCCTTACCCATCCGTTCATCTAATAAACCTTCGAGTTGGAGGGTATGAACAACTGAAATAGCAACGAGAGGATTGTGACTTGTTTTTATCAGATCACGAATATCCTGAGCTAACGGTCCTTCTAATAAACCCGCTTGTCGGGCAAAACAAAGAGCCTGTACACTATCTCTAGAAGGTTTTTCTGCGATCAAAGTACGATCAGCTTGGTCTATTTTCTTTTGCGAACAATAGAGTAGATGAAGCGCTTTCCCAACTTCTCGCGGCTCATATTCACTGCTTGCAATTGCATCAAGATCGGATTGAAGGGTTTCTTTTGAATTTTGACTTGAAGCATAAATCGTTGAAATATCATCATAAGAAAGAAACGCTACAAAGGAATCCAGAAGTTCATTCGGATTTTTATGATTTGCTATTCGTTCAAAATTAGCCTGTGCTCTGTTGCCAGTAAGAAAGACTCCATTATGGGTATATTGGTCATCCAATTTTTCTTTATACGAAATTCCAATGGTCGATAGGGCATCCCAAAGATCATAGGGATTTTCATGTGCTGCGATCACATTAAAATTGTTTTCATTAAATAAATCAAAATTCCCTATAATTTGGTTGGATCGATGCAAATCACTTTTAGCAAAAGTGTCCAAAAAAGGGAATACGGAGCGCCAAAAAGATGAAAACCAGCTACTTAATAAAAAATTACAAATAATAAAGGCATTCTTTTCATTGGTTGGCTCTGTAAATTTGATTGGGAATATCCATCGTCGCCAACCCGAAAGTTCGTTATAATTTTTAAAAAAATTCGAAATGATGGTTTTATTAGTTTTAGATATTGCCAATTTATTTACTCATAATGCTCGTTGGTGGTTGATTATACCAAATGATCCTGTGGTGTAAAGTTTAAATTTTCATCATCTTGACCTATAAATACTCGTTTAATTTGAGTGGCTCAAGACTTTCTATTGCTCAAACTAAGGGTTCGATCTGGTCTAGTAATTCTTCCTGTTCGATAAGGTTCACCAACAGATTTTGCCAATATACAGGCGTGTTAAACCATGGGAAACTTACCGGAAAAGCTGGGTCGTTCCAGCGTTTTGCAAGCCATCCTGAATAATGCAACATACGCAGCGTACGTAAAGGTTCGATTAAATGACGTTCATGCGGCTTAAAATCATGAAATTCACAATAACCTTGTAAAATCTTGTCCAATTGTAAATTCATTTGATCCGTTTCACCAGAAAGCAACATCCAAATATCCTGTATCGCCGGTCCCATCAGGCAATCATCTAAATCAACGATATGAGGACCTGATTCACTCCATAACACATTTCCCGCATGGCAATCACCGTGTAAGCGTAGTGAAGAAACATTTCCAATGGCTTCAAAAACCTGTTTAATTTTGTGGATTACCCTTTCTACAGTGTTGCAAAAATTGGTGACTAAATAATCTGGGATAAAATTTTGGTCAATAAGAAAGTTGTAAGGATCATGCCCATAATTTTGCACATCTAATTGAATGCGGTGTTTGAATGTTTGGCAGGCACCTACCCGGTGTAAGCGACCTAAAAAACGGCCCATCCATTCCAGCTGCTCACTATTATCTAGCTCAAGTGCGTGACCTCCGCGTCTAGGAAAGAGTGCGAATCGAAATTCATGATGATGGTGCAGGGTTTGATCCTTTATCATAAGGGGGGCAATAATGGGAATTTCATGTTGTGCTAATTCAAGAGAAAACTGATGTTCTTCTAAAATAGCTGCAGAACTCCAACGATTAGGCCTATAAAACTTAGCAATGAGGGGCTCAGCATTTTCTAATCCGATTTGGTAAACTCGGTTTTCATAGCTATTCAGTGCAATCAGGCTGCCTGTGCAAATAAAACCTGTGCTTTCAATTGCATCCAAAATGGCATTTGGATCCAGCTGCGCGTATGGTGTTTGATTCTCGTGATCCAAATGTGAATTCTCTGGTGGTAAACATAGGGATGCATTATACACAAAGGCGATCAAGAAAGATAAAGTTCACCCAGTTAGGATTTTGAGCTTGCATTTGGCTATTCATTGTAAATTAATTAAACAAAGTGATTTGACAAACAGACTTTCCTTATTAAGCTTTAATAGAAGAATTTAAAAAAGAGTATTGATTACTCAGGAATCTTACTAACTATTTGATATCGAATAAAAGTAATAACAGCTAGATGGGTAGCGTTACAATGGATTATATCCCTTAGTAATGAGAGTAAATGGAGAGCAGAACTAAAGATACGGTAGCTGCTTAATCTTTAAATTATCAAACAAGGATGAAATAAAATGGCTAATTCAAATGTTCGTTCTGGAGAGGTTGTAGGTGTTGCAGTTAAAAACAACGCACTGGAAGATTTAGGAGAAGTCGCTGAAATGGTAATTGATAAGCTTTCTGGAAAAGTTACTTATCTAGTTCTTGATTTTGGAGGCTTCATGAATTTTGGTAATAAATATTTCGCAATTCCATGGAATGCTTTTACTTATAATCCTGATGAAGATTGTTTTATTTTAAATATAGATAAAGAACGATTGGAAAATTCCCCAGGTTTTGATAAAGATCATTGGCCTGATTTTTCCCCAGAAATGAATAGAACAATTTCAGATTATTATGGTTTGTAAAATAAAGAGGGCTGGGATTTTACCCAGCCCTTATTGAAGGCCGACTCAAACTCATGTATCTGCCTTTTTATTACGATACATATGGAAACAGCCAATTCCAGCACAAGTTTTTCACAGTAAACAGACTTAAAAATGAATTCGGTCTGATCAAAGCCTCAAACTTCGCATATTACGAACATTACTTAATATTCAGTTAATTTCCTCTTTGTAAACTGTTTTTCATACCCGTTTCTTAAAGGCCTCAACCATGAAAAATCCCTTACACTTCATTTTTGAATCTAAAATTTATCCAAATGCACGAACTCTACGTACCTCGCTTGGTACCAAATTTTTAGACTCTTTTATGGTTATTAACGGCGATATGTCGGTAACGGACGAAGATCCTTCCTTTGGTTTATTTGATGTCCTTACCTTAGGTATACCTGGTGCCCTTGCAAGACTTGACGTATTTATGACTGAGCGATATAACGAATTATCAAGAAAAAATAAAACTAATAGTTTCGAATCAACATTATTTGCCGTAAGCGGAGTGATTAATTTTATTTTTAATCAAGTTCCGCGATTTCTTTTTTCTGGGATAGTAGCAATAGTCGCATTTTTACCAATAACTTTGCCGACTTATCTAATTGCAAATGTAATTGATAATTTCAGGGACGATAGTATGTCCAAAGCCTTCAACGTCAAAGGCACAGGAAAGGGCGGAGAAGAAAAAACACTGAAAGAAGCATTAGCTTGGCATAATTCTAACAATACAGCTAGCATTCTCTATGACATTGAAGAACTTCAAAGTGAAAAACTGGATGAAGAAAGTGTAGTTTTATACATTCCTGATAGCGGAAAATTCTGTAGGAGAGATTTATTTACCGTTAAATATCATTCGAATGACTTAGGCGTTAAGGCGTTGTTTACTCACAACATTGGTGGTGTTGCCAAACAATGCCCTGAGCAAGCGAGACAAATAGCTGAACAAAAATCTGACGAACAAACAGGATTGAAAATTTAAGCTAAACCGCAACCGTTAAATTACTCCTAAGAAAATTTTTTATCTTACTTTTCCACTTCCGTTGAGGAAAAGAAACGCACCAAATCTTTTAACTCCTCCTGTTGTACCTGAGCATTTATCCAATTCAGTTGCACCTGGGTGGTTAGCTGTTCTCGCTGATTCACTAGGAACAAAGTACTGTCCCCTTCATAGAATTTTTGTGACTCTCCTTGTTGAACCTTTAGTGCCAAATGATACTCTTTTTTTAAATAATCTACTTGTTTATGGATTCTTCTTATCCCAATGTAAAGATTGGTCAGTTGATTTTTAAGCTGCTCATACGTAAACCTTCTCTCGGCTCTTATTTGCTCCAATTCACTTTGGGTGCGAATTAATCTGCCTTTGGCTTCTCGTTGTAATACAGGAAATTTGAAAGAAACTCCCATAAAAGCTGCCTGTGGAATTAATTCAGGATATCCTCCACTGCCGTTTTGCTTAAATGTATATGCAGTAGCATCCAAATTGGGAAGTAGCTCATTTTGCGCTAAGTCACGCTTAAGCTTAATTATTCTTGAGTAATTTTGTAGCCTTTTTAATGAAGGATGGCGGGCTAACTGAGATAACCCTTGTGCTAATTGACCTGGCTGCATCAAAATATGCGAAGGAAGACTCTTTTCCAAAGGAATTTTAGGATTTCCTTTTTCATCTCTATAATACAAAGATAAATTAATTCCGGCCTGTTCAAATATCATCATTCCCTGGTTAAGTAATTGCTCTCTCTGGATTATTTGTTGCATATTTTCAATGATTGCCAGTTTAGGCAGATCACCTTGATTTGCTTGTTGTTCGATTGCGACCTGTCGCTTTCGAGCTAATTTCAATAACTGTCTAAAGGTTTTTAATTGCAATCCTGCTTCTACCCATTGCCAATACGCTTTAATTGTTTCTTGGTATATTTGAATTTTAATCGCCTCCGAGTCGTGCTTTTTCATTTCAATTGACTCAGCGGTAGTTAATAAATTGGTTCGTTCCTTATCAATTGCTCGGTCACGGAGTAAAGGAAATGAAAGTCCAGCTCGATACTCCCCTCCTGAATTCGTTAAGTAGTTTTGATAATAAATGGGCCAGTTCCCATTCCCATTTCTATAACCTGCAAATAATTTGACTCCGTTATAGAAGGTAGGAACAGTAAGCTGGCTATCTCCGTAATTGTTAATATAGCCACCAAGGGGTTGTGATCGAGTGGTTGCATCGAGAGAGGGATCAAACCTTCCCAACGCACTCAAATGCTCGCCTTGAGCCTTGGTAATTTCCAGCCGTGCTATTTTAATTTTTGGATAATAATAAGAAACACTCTGGAGCACTTTATCCAGGGTTAATTTATTTTGTTCGCTTGCCGCACTGACAGCCGAAAGGGCTAAACAAATAAAACCTACAATGAGCTGATATTTAAATCCGGTAGGAGTAAACAATCGATTCATGGCTGACTCTTCTCTCGAGTACTTTCAGGAGGGAAACCATTATATTGCCGCCACAGTTCGTACCATAAAGGCACCTCCCCCAATTGAACCCAACCATGAACGCGGACACCCTGCCGTAAAAATCGTGTTTGTGGCCAAGGTTCATCAGGGACAATAACTGCACGAAATAATCCTATACCATTGTCAGTGGGATCTATAAAAGAAACAGTCCCTCCAAAGGTACCTACGGCAATCCCAGGCCAACCTCTAAATTGAATTGCAGGCCATCCTTCAAACTGTAGGCGAGCTTTTTGATGAAGTCGAACAAATGGAATATCATTGCCATCAATCCATAACTCCACCGCGCGTGATTCAGTCTCGGGAATGATTTGTGCCAGAACATCTCCCAATTTGACGACGACACTCTCTTGCCCTGTTAATCGTTTAAAAATAACACCGGCCACTTGGGCTTTTATGAGTTGTGTTTGTTGACGTGCAATACGTACATCAACATCGACCATGTCAATATTTGCTTGTGCTAACTCACTTTGGTACTTTGAATATTCAATTTGTGCCAATTCAAACTGACGTTTTGAATTAATTCCCTGCTCGTACAATCTTTTTTGGCGTACTAA
The DNA window shown above is from Legionella sp. PC997 and carries:
- a CDS encoding ankyrin repeat domain-containing protein; the encoded protein is MNIIDLMKELHYPTSEGGVCKGLALMAQRAHWAGQSDQFKARMAYLRGLKPNQLEDLLLSAKQHDKDLREHRTIAPLSQNEQILLTVDAFFFQIWAHFNPSETQKFLDLNHGQLFNQLETLKIEEVMYDKDSVDKTISPLPKPDRFLFTASNDNCDGLKTFFETIKQYGDVSPGCVISSANHDIHVIFDKENNKWVLTNHDDILERESIDEITAEIIYAFKKRRLTDDIVNISIGVYTDKKMERAQSLSQDLTKITNQAFEKMLQNTSDINRTDVYGTTLLHVAAMYGFSDKVSQLAQRNDIDLNGINDSHLSALMLAIMFSHVEVVNELLKYPLNKAATMYELESALFFASANSNVEIVEAVLKKFGIPNIYLDALNPLSGAVINNKYDVIHRLLREPSIKKSSILPYALYKKSDSKTIDILLASPDIGLNSTHMSFGALHLAAERGDIALTKALLATGKQVTPMNDETLWRWMPFEQIIAPTYHANTIYLSHTGEYKVFNIHGEVRTGTVDTSTFDLSGLRPYNFGLLSSLENDPEKALPGHIYLSQEGTYLVCNHNGTLHSGIIPNDFISILNLEELDIEIVKPNFQSRILFALTQEGHTEINSVFENPDIQRRLLSALVHAGSIISFIDVNLEGPQRDKAINLAAQNGHLNIVRELLQHPDIDVNYQRGLSKPILLNQIVRLKTPESIKTLELLLDHSKIDMNLADSTSKSPLCTAVQCGNFDAVEALLKHKAIDVNQGNPLEIAIREGHYDILKLLIKHPQINVNQRTSNGLLPVCYAMEYADQNSFRYDKYVQALLSHENVFTQLDTQSNDLNGYWKNYYQAQPLIQCIHQIIESLVMYHNGYTKLVILDKPPTEAELDKNTVALINKDNEWIVYRRIENNVVHFVIDKNALDADKVKSIDIRLHNKIYKDHELIDYMLLLSSYTYIDVIDGLQFELSDFISDLQHCEFDKDGITFAIENIFNRVIGMCNSAQNSKTPLFFNEKSGPNFNPLCNNAKQECIKRIEQFECSLQPPQAA
- a CDS encoding HlyD family secretion protein, whose protein sequence is MKLHAYTMIAKLPKPQKIAKIIFIIALVIVLFLSFTPWQQFALGDGKVIAYSPTERLHTLNSPINGRIKKWYVDEGMRVKPGDLLVEISDNDPELLKRLELEKKAIALRREAAEQSILAGKANLVRQKRLYEQGINSKRQFELAQIEYSKYQSELAQANIDMVDVDVRIARQQTQLIKAQVAGVIFKRLTGQESVVVKLGDVLAQIIPETESRAVELWIDGNDIPFVRLHQKARLQFEGWPAIQFRGWPGIAVGTFGGTVSFIDPTDNGIGLFRAVIVPDEPWPQTRFLRQGVRVHGWVQLGEVPLWYELWRQYNGFPPESTREKSQP
- a CDS encoding serine/threonine protein kinase, yielding MDHENQTPYAQLDPNAILDAIESTGFICTGSLIALNSYENRVYQIGLENAEPLIAKFYRPNRWSSAAILEEHQFSLELAQHEIPIIAPLMIKDQTLHHHHEFRFALFPRRGGHALELDNSEQLEWMGRFLGRLHRVGACQTFKHRIQLDVQNYGHDPYNFLIDQNFIPDYLVTNFCNTVERVIHKIKQVFEAIGNVSSLRLHGDCHAGNVLWSESGPHIVDLDDCLMGPAIQDIWMLLSGETDQMNLQLDKILQGYCEFHDFKPHERHLIEPLRTLRMLHYSGWLAKRWNDPAFPVSFPWFNTPVYWQNLLVNLIEQEELLDQIEPLV
- a CDS encoding PRC-barrel domain-containing protein, whose translation is MANSNVRSGEVVGVAVKNNALEDLGEVAEMVIDKLSGKVTYLVLDFGGFMNFGNKYFAIPWNAFTYNPDEDCFILNIDKERLENSPGFDKDHWPDFSPEMNRTISDYYGL
- a CDS encoding TolC family protein; protein product: MNRLFTPTGFKYQLIVGFICLALSAVSAASEQNKLTLDKVLQSVSYYYPKIKIARLEITKAQGEHLSALGRFDPSLDATTRSQPLGGYINNYGDSQLTVPTFYNGVKLFAGYRNGNGNWPIYYQNYLTNSGGEYRAGLSFPLLRDRAIDKERTNLLTTAESIEMKKHDSEAIKIQIYQETIKAYWQWVEAGLQLKTFRQLLKLARKRQVAIEQQANQGDLPKLAIIENMQQIIQREQLLNQGMMIFEQAGINLSLYYRDEKGNPKIPLEKSLPSHILMQPGQLAQGLSQLARHPSLKRLQNYSRIIKLKRDLAQNELLPNLDATAYTFKQNGSGGYPELIPQAAFMGVSFKFPVLQREAKGRLIRTQSELEQIRAERRFTYEQLKNQLTNLYIGIRRIHKQVDYLKKEYHLALKVQQGESQKFYEGDSTLFLVNQREQLTTQVQLNWINAQVQQEELKDLVRFFSSTEVEK